The following proteins are co-located in the candidate division WOR-3 bacterium genome:
- a CDS encoding GntR family transcriptional regulator: MTLDKMKKPNFDPNLPIYLQIMNFVKKLIVRGILKPGDKIPSVRDMALFLGVNPNTVQKAYEELEREGAIFTKRGQGNFVNEDVNIVERIKETMVKELVERYRKELEELGISKKEIFDLLKEMLE, encoded by the coding sequence ATGACACTTGATAAAATGAAAAAACCAAATTTCGATCCAAACCTGCCTATATACTTGCAAATAATGAATTTTGTGAAAAAACTCATCGTACGTGGTATTTTAAAGCCCGGCGATAAGATTCCTTCCGTTAGGGATATGGCACTTTTCCTCGGTGTTAATCCTAACACCGTTCAAAAGGCATACGAAGAGCTGGAGAGGGAAGGTGCTATTTTTACAAAGCGGGGACAGGGGAATTTCGTTAATGAGGATGTAAACATCGTTGAAAGAATTAAAGAGACCATGGTCAAAGAACTCGTGGAAAGGTACAGAAAAGAACTGGAAGAATTGGGGATTTCTAAGAAAGAAATTTTTGACCTTTTAAAGGAGATGCTCGAATGA
- a CDS encoding TetR/AcrR family transcriptional regulator has translation MEQPETKTRILKAGEELFSLKGYDATSIQEICEKAEVSKGAFFHYFPTKESFFLEILDLWLKDLTSRINEYVKNAQNIYDSLLKMTELFKEIFKESRPKFLLFIEFLRAGIRDENILKKLSEYFELYTNYFAQIIAEGIQKGIIKPVDPKVTAHVIVSYAIGTIEQEIFKSDNQMEEISREGIKLILESIKKED, from the coding sequence ATGGAACAACCCGAAACTAAAACCAGGATCTTAAAGGCAGGAGAGGAGCTCTTTTCCCTCAAAGGATACGATGCGACCTCCATACAGGAAATCTGTGAAAAGGCCGAGGTGAGCAAAGGTGCCTTTTTCCATTACTTCCCCACTAAAGAAAGTTTCTTCCTTGAAATTCTTGACCTTTGGCTAAAAGACCTCACATCACGAATCAACGAATATGTCAAAAATGCGCAAAACATCTACGATAGTCTGTTAAAAATGACTGAACTCTTCAAAGAAATTTTTAAGGAATCAAGGCCCAAATTCCTACTGTTTATCGAATTTCTAAGGGCAGGTATAAGAGACGAAAATATCCTCAAAAAACTTTCCGAATATTTTGAACTCTATACTAACTATTTCGCTCAGATCATCGCTGAAGGAATTCAAAAAGGGATAATAAAACCGGTGGATCCGAAAGTTACTGCTCACGTTATAGTATCCTATGCAATAGGAACCATTGAACAGGAAATCTTTAAATCCGATAATCAAATGGAAGAAATAAGCAGGGAAGGCATAAAGCTCATCCTCGAGTCCATTAAAAAGGAGGATTAA
- a CDS encoding tetratricopeptide repeat protein, with product MTDEWVNINLQNIKDVVPLDPKCLYNEPTEPVFTFHYWRVGITCIMRCNRGMQVFSWLSRWFHIYGSRLAFILKKSHPEGDSFVLEIDKELDEEDAKPCIDKLKKLSSTLPEDPRVRYMLASFLHYESVFPDLAIEEYRKVLEANPRNLRARYRLALLLKGLLRLEEALEEFNEILKIDPDFEGARYYSQVISDIISHGGQDLIIAGMKRSRNFRIYIYDLIYMMRSLHLYYLADLFYERWLKRQLYRKDVFHSQPKESELVEKLRNHIKSTEVAGLKRDEMIEYLMGEMFLERLNGDKARGFWAFIKEIDEIQKKVGFMFVNARYRYKDEAKKIFQEILKKKEDDEFSKKALRILEEGDKTREKAYEYISSVMKDKDYRELFKEIKKCEEKIKAGLADAETYCELGEAYLKLGETDWAINAFNYALNLKPDLPRALLGLARAKFRGGYSGGKEIVLKLLEVDPQNVKKYLEAIASRGKYPGDEVLLKAFEIDPEHASDYVKMFSFEGKFAGSDEVLVKAMGVDEASDPIEYIKRCAKSGHYPGDDVLLKAIELNPFQEINFIKLFNFDGKFPGGRKVLEHALARGYKDAELFYLYAKTFDVVNSEAGEIYEKASGDYVLTFGLPYSFNILKLRREKVYRRYSDGYCLIVPHSLEDIETRVEYLKKAVDYDPDFFDAWVTLAKDLFDLMWYKGLDNQDEVIRAWREVLRLNPDFAEAHRYLAEVYWYTLRFDDALREFEEMERLRPDDIFNTLLYGNFLQYLGKFEEAEKKYKKLTGIASYYLGYLYHYLGRYDEAEIEYFKALEYIVFEWLDYTDIELLLALLMFQLERYDDILILFSTRLMSCGRRDLRPEYAFFISKLMEKVKCYEVAELMLYEVEKKDPEYLKWSDSLANFKIKSYDFMKLHPRILSVSGRIEFRRSKPAFQEKLNFVEILDEALKYLERIRRNSNDVLAHYGLALLCEKVGNFEGAEKELKEVLKIKPDFTQAQEKLEYLEKRRSGEIEKKMN from the coding sequence ATGACAGATGAGTGGGTAAATATAAATCTACAAAATATAAAAGATGTGGTCCCATTAGACCCCAAATGCCTATACAATGAACCTACTGAGCCCGTGTTTACCTTTCACTATTGGAGAGTGGGAATAACTTGTATAATGAGATGCAACCGAGGAATGCAGGTGTTTTCGTGGCTTTCAAGGTGGTTTCATATTTATGGTTCTCGGCTTGCCTTTATCTTGAAGAAAAGCCATCCGGAAGGCGATTCTTTTGTGTTGGAGATAGATAAAGAATTGGATGAAGAGGATGCAAAACCTTGTATCGATAAGCTAAAAAAACTGAGTTCGACTTTACCTGAAGATCCTAGAGTGAGATACATGCTTGCCAGTTTTCTTCATTATGAGAGTGTTTTCCCTGATTTAGCAATCGAGGAATATCGGAAAGTTTTAGAAGCCAATCCCAGGAATTTAAGGGCTCGTTATAGACTTGCTCTTTTGCTTAAAGGCCTGTTACGTTTAGAGGAGGCGCTGGAGGAATTCAATGAGATCCTAAAAATTGATCCAGATTTCGAGGGGGCAAGGTATTATTCTCAAGTGATTTCCGATATTATAAGTCACGGAGGACAGGATTTGATAATTGCTGGAATGAAAAGATCACGGAATTTTAGAATTTACATTTATGATTTAATTTATATGATGCGTTCTCTGCATTTATACTACTTGGCAGATCTGTTTTATGAGAGGTGGCTTAAGAGGCAGCTTTACCGCAAAGATGTTTTCCACTCTCAGCCTAAAGAATCGGAACTAGTCGAGAAATTAAGAAACCATATCAAAAGCACCGAAGTCGCCGGACTTAAGAGGGATGAAATGATTGAATACCTTATGGGTGAGATGTTCTTAGAGAGATTAAATGGCGACAAGGCTCGTGGGTTCTGGGCTTTCATTAAAGAGATTGATGAGATTCAGAAAAAGGTTGGTTTTATGTTTGTGAATGCGAGATACAGATACAAAGATGAGGCCAAAAAGATATTCCAAGAAATCTTAAAAAAGAAGGAAGATGACGAGTTTTCTAAGAAAGCTTTGAGGATTTTAGAGGAGGGGGATAAGACGCGGGAAAAAGCTTATGAATATATAAGTTCGGTTATGAAAGATAAAGATTATAGAGAACTTTTCAAAGAGATCAAAAAATGCGAGGAAAAAATTAAAGCTGGCCTTGCTGATGCTGAAACCTATTGTGAGTTAGGCGAAGCATACCTAAAACTTGGAGAGACTGACTGGGCAATTAATGCCTTTAATTATGCTCTTAATTTAAAACCCGATTTACCAAGAGCACTTTTGGGGTTGGCAAGGGCGAAATTTAGAGGTGGTTATAGCGGTGGTAAGGAGATAGTTCTTAAATTGTTGGAAGTTGACCCCCAAAATGTCAAAAAATACTTGGAAGCGATAGCTTCTCGCGGTAAGTATCCTGGGGATGAAGTGTTATTAAAGGCTTTTGAGATAGATCCTGAACATGCGAGTGATTATGTAAAGATGTTTTCCTTTGAGGGGAAGTTTGCAGGAAGTGACGAGGTTTTAGTGAAGGCGATGGGAGTCGATGAGGCATCTGATCCAATAGAATACATAAAGAGATGTGCCAAGAGCGGACATTATCCTGGTGATGATGTTTTGCTGAAAGCTATAGAACTTAATCCATTTCAGGAGATTAATTTTATAAAACTCTTTAATTTTGATGGCAAATTCCCTGGGGGTAGGAAGGTCTTGGAGCACGCATTAGCGCGTGGTTATAAAGATGCAGAACTTTTTTATCTCTACGCTAAAACCTTTGATGTTGTTAACTCAGAGGCGGGTGAGATTTACGAAAAAGCTTCAGGAGATTATGTTCTCACCTTCGGCTTGCCTTATTCTTTTAACATCTTAAAACTCAGGCGTGAAAAGGTTTACAGGCGCTATAGCGATGGTTATTGCCTTATCGTACCTCATTCTCTTGAAGACATTGAGACAAGGGTAGAGTACCTGAAAAAAGCAGTTGACTATGATCCTGACTTTTTTGATGCGTGGGTAACTTTGGCAAAGGACCTATTTGATTTGATGTGGTATAAGGGGCTTGACAACCAGGACGAAGTTATAAGAGCTTGGAGAGAGGTTTTGAGATTAAACCCTGATTTTGCAGAGGCTCATAGATATTTGGCAGAGGTTTATTGGTATACTTTAAGGTTTGACGATGCGTTGAGAGAGTTCGAAGAGATGGAGAGGCTTCGGCCTGATGATATTTTCAACACTTTGCTCTATGGGAATTTTTTGCAGTATCTTGGGAAGTTTGAGGAAGCGGAGAAAAAATACAAAAAACTTACAGGTATTGCCTCCTATTATCTCGGTTACTTGTACCACTACCTTGGCCGGTATGATGAAGCTGAGATTGAATACTTTAAAGCTCTTGAATATATAGTTTTTGAGTGGCTTGACTATACGGATATTGAGTTATTACTCGCATTACTAATGTTCCAATTGGAGAGATATGATGATATCTTAATTTTGTTCTCAACCCGTCTCATGTCATGTGGCCGTCGGGATTTAAGGCCGGAGTATGCCTTCTTTATTTCAAAGTTGATGGAAAAAGTGAAATGTTATGAAGTGGCTGAACTTATGCTCTATGAAGTGGAAAAGAAGGACCCAGAATATTTAAAATGGAGTGACTCTTTAGCCAATTTTAAAATAAAGTCTTATGATTTTATGAAGTTACACCCGCGCATTCTATCGGTATCGGGAAGGATTGAATTCAGGAGATCGAAGCCGGCTTTCCAGGAAAAACTTAACTTTGTTGAGATTTTAGATGAGGCACTTAAATATTTGGAGAGAATTAGGCGTAATTCCAATGATGTTCTTGCTCATTACGGTTTGGCGTTGCTTTGTGAAAAGGTAGGAAATTTTGAAGGGGCTGAGAAGGAATTGAAAGAAGTTTTGAAAATTAAACCCGATTTTACTCAAGCCCAGGAGAAGCTGGAATATTTAGAGAAACGAAGAAGTGGGGAAATTGAGAAGAAAATGAATTAG
- a CDS encoding NAD(P)-dependent oxidoreductase, giving the protein MKVLLTGAFGNIGQSAIEALVNQGDQVRCFDLKTRRNVKIFKKLKKRYKDSVEVFWGDITKEEDIERALKGTEVVVHLAFIIPKLSATGLESEKVPEIAYKVNVEGTRNLIKAMEKLGKPEKIIFTSSVHVFGITQHLSPPRKPDDPVNPPEHYSRHKVECENMIKNSNLKWSIFRLAASMPINLKIDQTLFEINLQNRMEYVHTKDVGLAIAHGVRSEEIWGKILLIGGGKRCWYTYGEIVEKVLEGIGIGTFPKEAFSMEYFATDWMDTEESQRLLNYQTRTIDDYVKDIQKALGIKLFFIKLFRPTIRYFLLKKSPYYRTRIIPQRVIWWNYWRSLIKNMAK; this is encoded by the coding sequence ATGAAGGTGCTTTTAACAGGCGCCTTTGGAAACATTGGACAAAGTGCCATTGAGGCCCTTGTAAATCAGGGCGACCAGGTGAGATGTTTTGATTTAAAAACCAGAAGGAATGTCAAAATTTTCAAAAAGTTAAAGAAAAGATACAAAGACAGTGTCGAGGTATTCTGGGGAGACATCACAAAGGAAGAAGACATAGAAAGGGCACTAAAAGGCACAGAGGTTGTCGTTCATCTCGCCTTTATCATACCAAAACTTTCTGCAACAGGCTTAGAATCAGAAAAGGTCCCGGAGATCGCCTACAAGGTAAATGTTGAGGGGACGAGAAATCTTATAAAGGCCATGGAAAAACTGGGAAAACCAGAAAAGATAATTTTTACATCCTCTGTTCATGTTTTCGGAATAACTCAGCATCTTTCTCCACCAAGGAAACCCGATGACCCCGTTAACCCACCCGAGCACTATTCAAGGCACAAAGTAGAATGTGAAAATATGATTAAAAACTCCAATCTAAAATGGTCCATCTTTCGTTTAGCCGCATCCATGCCTATAAATCTGAAAATCGATCAAACTCTCTTTGAAATCAACTTGCAAAACCGAATGGAATATGTCCACACAAAGGATGTCGGATTAGCCATCGCCCACGGTGTAAGAAGTGAAGAGATATGGGGAAAAATACTCTTAATCGGTGGAGGAAAAAGGTGCTGGTATACTTACGGTGAAATCGTTGAAAAGGTCTTAGAAGGTATTGGCATAGGGACCTTCCCCAAGGAAGCCTTTTCCATGGAATACTTTGCCACTGACTGGATGGACACCGAAGAAAGCCAAAGACTTCTGAACTACCAGACAAGAACCATCGACGACTATGTAAAGGACATCCAAAAAGCCCTCGGCATAAAACTCTTCTTTATAAAACTCTTCCGCCCCACCATCCGCTATTTCCTCCTCAAAAAATCCCCCTACTACAGAACCCGAATAATACCACAAAGGGTAATCTGGTGGAACTACTGGAGAAGTCTAATTAAAAACATGGCGAAGTAG
- a CDS encoding YhfC family glutamic-type intramembrane protease yields MLIVAFIIEILIMIGVPIVLWSYLTKRFNLTMNLVWAGAITFILSQVVHLPLNYVLGLLRGGKGVALWPLPAMALVAGLSAGVCEELARYLALKFWKKEARSWEEGITFGAGHGGMESLILGLLVFSTSINMLIMKSGGLERLGLSGEDFLRLKSQVEAFWSVPWYVPLLGGLERIFAITMHLAWTLLVLQSIVRSNILWLFYAILGHTLVDGIAVFMKMKVYSTILMETVVFIFALFALWVIIKLRKPVERPTREIQ; encoded by the coding sequence ATGTTAATAGTCGCCTTTATCATTGAAATCCTCATAATGATCGGGGTGCCCATTGTTTTATGGTCATACCTGACAAAAAGATTTAACCTAACTATGAACCTTGTTTGGGCCGGTGCAATAACCTTCATTCTTTCTCAAGTCGTTCATCTGCCACTTAACTATGTCCTCGGCCTTCTAAGAGGCGGTAAAGGAGTTGCGCTCTGGCCACTACCAGCGATGGCCCTTGTTGCGGGACTCTCCGCCGGGGTATGTGAAGAATTAGCGAGGTATCTCGCCCTCAAATTCTGGAAAAAGGAAGCACGTTCCTGGGAAGAAGGAATTACCTTTGGGGCAGGTCATGGTGGAATGGAATCTTTAATCCTCGGACTCCTTGTATTTTCAACCTCTATCAATATGCTCATAATGAAAAGCGGCGGCCTGGAAAGGCTTGGGTTAAGTGGAGAGGACTTCCTTAGACTCAAATCCCAGGTCGAGGCCTTCTGGTCAGTCCCCTGGTATGTGCCACTTCTTGGCGGCTTAGAGAGAATCTTTGCAATTACTATGCACCTTGCCTGGACTCTACTGGTACTCCAATCCATCGTAAGGTCAAATATACTCTGGCTATTTTACGCTATCTTAGGACATACCCTTGTCGATGGCATAGCAGTATTTATGAAAATGAAAGTATACTCGACGATTCTGATGGAGACGGTAGTTTTCATTTTCGCCCTTTTTGCATTGTGGGTCATAATAAAGCTAAGAAAACCTGTGGAAAGACCAACAAGGGAAATCCAATAG
- a CDS encoding PspC domain-containing protein: MKKLVRKKKGRVLGGVCAGLAEYFGVDVVLVRLILIALILAWGGGLLFYLLAWIIIPREE; the protein is encoded by the coding sequence ATGAAAAAATTGGTGAGAAAGAAAAAGGGCAGGGTGTTAGGGGGGGTATGTGCTGGGCTTGCCGAATATTTCGGCGTGGATGTTGTCCTTGTAAGATTGATTTTAATAGCACTGATATTGGCCTGGGGAGGTGGACTTTTGTTTTACCTCCTGGCATGGATAATAATACCGAGGGAGGAGTAA
- a CDS encoding PspC domain-containing protein, which produces MKKFRRKAKGRVLGGVCAGLADYFNIDVSLIRLAMVLLALADGLGILFYILAWIVVPEEDGEEKKEEGGVEEQSSPNVQVVGGIFLVLLGLYFLVKNYFGLFLPFEKVWPVFLIILGVWVIVKGFNRKEG; this is translated from the coding sequence ATGAAGAAATTCAGGAGAAAAGCAAAGGGGAGAGTGTTAGGTGGGGTTTGTGCAGGGCTCGCTGACTATTTTAATATCGATGTCAGCCTTATAAGGCTTGCTATGGTCCTCCTTGCTCTTGCCGATGGTCTTGGGATTTTGTTTTACATTCTTGCCTGGATTGTTGTGCCAGAAGAGGATGGAGAGGAAAAGAAAGAAGAAGGTGGGGTTGAAGAGCAGAGTAGCCCAAACGTACAAGTTGTCGGTGGTATTTTCCTTGTACTTCTTGGCCTTTACTTTCTTGTTAAAAACTACTTTGGGCTTTTCCTTCCCTTTGAAAAAGTGTGGCCCGTTTTCCTCATTATCCTTGGCGTGTGGGTGATAGTCAAAGGGTTTAATAGGAAGGAGGGGTAG
- a CDS encoding ABC transporter ATP-binding protein, translating into MSEVIKVANLYKKYGTVIALQNVTLGIKKGEIVGICGPNGSGKSTFLRILTGIVKPTRGYVEVLGGFVSKKVKKNIAYVSENDVFYKWMRIEELLVFLKSFYTDMDVERAKELLRKEGLDLDKKVGELSKGNRQRLKVIMAISRSPEVMLLDEPFSGIDMLSRERILNLLKEFLIGGERTALISTHFVEGLEEIFSRVIFFKEGSVVLDENCEELREKYGKSVKAMYFDVFGGLS; encoded by the coding sequence ATGAGCGAGGTTATTAAAGTTGCCAATCTTTACAAAAAATATGGTACGGTTATTGCCCTTCAAAATGTTACTTTGGGGATAAAGAAGGGTGAGATTGTGGGCATATGTGGCCCCAATGGAAGTGGTAAGTCCACATTCCTAAGGATTCTCACGGGGATTGTAAAGCCGACTCGGGGGTACGTTGAAGTCTTAGGTGGGTTTGTCTCTAAAAAGGTAAAAAAAAATATTGCCTACGTCTCGGAAAACGATGTTTTTTACAAATGGATGAGGATCGAAGAGCTTCTTGTTTTCCTGAAATCTTTCTACACTGATATGGACGTTGAAAGGGCGAAGGAACTATTAAGAAAGGAAGGTCTTGATCTGGATAAGAAGGTGGGAGAACTTTCAAAGGGGAACAGGCAGAGGCTTAAAGTGATTATGGCCATTTCAAGGTCACCCGAAGTGATGCTTTTAGACGAGCCTTTCTCAGGTATTGACATGCTCTCAAGGGAAAGGATTCTCAACCTTTTAAAGGAATTCCTGATCGGGGGTGAGAGGACTGCTTTAATTTCCACCCACTTTGTCGAAGGACTCGAGGAGATTTTCAGCAGGGTCATTTTCTTTAAGGAAGGTAGTGTGGTTCTTGACGAAAATTGTGAGGAACTAAGGGAGAAATACGGAAAATCGGTAAAGGCCATGTATTTTGATGTGTTTGGAGGTTTGTCATGA
- a CDS encoding DUF4097 family beta strand repeat-containing protein, which yields MKKRGGQIWLGILFLIFGVLFLLKNFGFITESVWSIVGRFWPLILVLIGLEMIVKDKVARGIIAVIFLLIFLLLIIFPPRSTERVHRFRRNIVKSETVLDSSSTFVLNEDLKGIESIEIKVDKIKRLDIYVKEGLDNKMESQMFISGKKGEFFPDSIEYNFSRLGKRGILTIRDKRSVAERVRGFWSEKGYEGKLEIRIPKGLSLAIENVNGDVDIEGLKMKDVEINLVNGDLKLKDLDLNNFELSVVNGDVEAESLIAKENIEFSLVNGDFEIDEAMGKVLKVSGINGSLKLGEKTEFDMVKVDLVNGDIVCTITPTWLRGVVNLKTVSGDVELKKMGVDKLPLRIKKGLKEEGEEPSKAKIFVETVTGSVTVE from the coding sequence ATGAAAAAAAGAGGCGGGCAGATATGGCTCGGAATTTTATTCCTGATTTTTGGTGTCCTTTTTCTTTTGAAGAACTTTGGATTCATTACCGAGAGCGTTTGGAGTATCGTTGGAAGATTCTGGCCACTTATACTGGTTTTAATTGGCCTTGAAATGATCGTAAAAGACAAGGTTGCAAGGGGCATCATTGCCGTAATTTTTCTTTTGATCTTTCTTTTGCTAATCATCTTTCCGCCAAGGAGTACCGAAAGGGTCCACAGGTTTAGAAGGAATATAGTAAAAAGTGAAACGGTGCTCGATAGTTCCTCCACCTTTGTCCTTAATGAAGACTTGAAAGGCATAGAGTCGATCGAGATCAAAGTGGATAAGATAAAAAGGCTCGATATCTATGTGAAAGAAGGGTTAGATAACAAAATGGAATCGCAGATGTTCATAAGCGGTAAGAAGGGTGAGTTTTTCCCTGACTCCATTGAGTACAATTTTTCGAGACTTGGTAAAAGGGGAATTTTGACTATCAGGGATAAAAGGAGCGTAGCAGAAAGGGTGCGTGGGTTTTGGAGCGAAAAAGGGTATGAAGGGAAATTGGAGATTAGGATTCCAAAGGGTCTTAGTTTAGCAATTGAGAATGTCAACGGGGATGTAGACATTGAAGGTCTCAAGATGAAGGACGTGGAGATTAATCTTGTGAATGGAGATTTAAAGCTTAAAGATTTGGACCTTAACAACTTTGAACTTTCCGTGGTCAATGGGGATGTGGAGGCGGAGAGCCTCATTGCAAAGGAAAATATTGAGTTTTCACTTGTCAATGGGGACTTTGAAATTGATGAAGCGATGGGTAAGGTCCTAAAAGTCAGTGGAATTAATGGAAGCCTTAAACTTGGTGAAAAAACTGAGTTTGACATGGTAAAGGTAGATTTGGTAAACGGAGATATAGTTTGTACCATTACACCGACCTGGCTTCGTGGGGTTGTCAATCTGAAAACGGTATCCGGTGATGTTGAGCTTAAAAAGATGGGTGTTGATAAACTCCCGCTGAGAATCAAAAAGGGTCTAAAGGAAGAAGGTGAAGAGCCTTCTAAGGCTAAGATTTTTGTCGAGACAGTTACAGGAAGTGTTACCGTTGAATAG
- a CDS encoding ABC-2 transporter permease, with product MIAKLIWKDIRENFINTLIFAGLILAMTIYGLVKNFKDVRSLAFLSILIVVFSFIMVLGYAIYRGFSSLKREKDRNTLEFLLSLPVDGREIVTSKFLAFFTEVLFLSLCITLFSHIPLFYMLITKAIGKAEFISAVKTITYIAFNFFLLALFLFIVFQFYEILVLSLKTKNFFVNAVLFFVYLYLLSELIAIFKRVFGFLPDQAPILHTIGGETFTIMGGTNYQGLAAGALAGVVLIVSGIILFNKKVEV from the coding sequence ATGATAGCAAAACTTATCTGGAAAGATATCAGGGAAAATTTTATTAACACTTTGATTTTTGCAGGGCTCATTCTCGCTATGACAATTTACGGCTTAGTTAAGAACTTTAAAGATGTCCGGAGCCTCGCTTTTTTATCGATTTTGATTGTAGTCTTCTCCTTCATAATGGTTCTTGGTTATGCGATTTATCGAGGTTTTTCTTCCTTAAAAAGGGAAAAGGATCGAAACACTTTAGAATTTCTCTTATCCCTTCCCGTTGATGGACGAGAAATTGTCACCTCTAAATTTTTGGCATTTTTTACCGAAGTGCTTTTCCTTTCCCTTTGTATTACGCTCTTTTCTCACATTCCACTCTTTTACATGCTTATTACAAAGGCCATTGGAAAGGCGGAGTTTATTTCAGCGGTAAAGACGATTACTTATATCGCCTTCAATTTCTTCCTTTTGGCTCTCTTCCTTTTTATTGTGTTCCAGTTTTATGAGATTCTTGTACTTTCGCTAAAAACAAAAAATTTCTTTGTAAATGCAGTTTTGTTCTTTGTTTACCTTTATCTATTGTCGGAGCTTATAGCCATTTTTAAAAGGGTATTCGGTTTTTTGCCTGATCAGGCTCCCATCCTTCATACCATAGGGGGAGAGACTTTTACGATAATGGGCGGCACAAATTATCAAGGGCTGGCGGCCGGAGCTCTTGCTGGTGTCGTCCTTATCGTAAGTGGGATCATACTGTTCAACAAAAAGGTGGAGGTGTAG
- a CDS encoding carbon starvation protein A, producing the protein MTTVYIFAVIFIFWLAFRFFGKFLENTYKVKEEEPVPSKEKYDGVDYVPTNKLVLLGHHFSSIAGAGPIVGPIIAGLAFGWAPAILWIVLGSIFIGGVHDFSSLIISIRHGGRSVAEVAKKYINKRTYKIFLVFIWLALMYVVAVFLDLSADTFAKEPAVAQVSILYIFVAILFGISLYRLKIKLGLSTLIALIIVFAGIVYSLGNPFLVLTKSAWIWILIGYCFLASILPVWFLLQPRDYLSSYFLYFTVIIGLIGLIFGRNQINYPAFVSFSSPSIGPLIPFMFITIACGAISGFHSLVASGTTSKQLDSPKNARFVAYGGMLLEGVVAAISLSTVMILTKGQTGSNPQQIYSEGIGKFCSIVGINPRAGQILGYLAISAFILTTVDTATRIARYIFQELFEIKESLGSRIFATVISLILPILLLNMKLRDFSGNIVPVWKVVWPIFGTTNQLLAALVLLIIYVWVKRENFKHSLAIILPMIFMLAMTLTALSYTIVVKMIHNQYDVITITSMILFALAIFVVIESISAIRGKEA; encoded by the coding sequence ATGACAACCGTATATATTTTTGCAGTAATTTTTATTTTCTGGCTCGCCTTCAGATTTTTTGGTAAGTTCCTCGAAAACACTTACAAGGTAAAAGAAGAGGAACCCGTCCCCTCAAAGGAGAAATACGACGGCGTCGACTACGTTCCGACAAATAAATTGGTATTGCTTGGACATCACTTTTCATCCATCGCCGGCGCTGGACCCATCGTTGGGCCTATCATTGCGGGACTTGCCTTTGGCTGGGCACCGGCTATTCTCTGGATAGTACTCGGCTCCATCTTCATCGGCGGAGTTCATGACTTCTCTTCCCTGATAATTTCCATAAGACACGGTGGCAGATCCGTAGCAGAGGTAGCCAAAAAATACATCAACAAAAGGACTTATAAGATTTTTCTCGTTTTCATATGGCTCGCCTTAATGTACGTGGTTGCAGTATTTCTTGACCTCAGTGCAGACACCTTTGCTAAGGAACCGGCGGTTGCTCAGGTCAGCATCCTTTACATTTTCGTCGCAATCCTGTTCGGCATTTCCCTCTACAGGCTCAAGATCAAACTCGGTTTATCAACCTTAATTGCCTTAATCATAGTCTTTGCAGGAATCGTCTATAGCCTCGGTAACCCCTTTTTGGTTCTTACAAAGAGTGCTTGGATCTGGATTTTAATTGGATATTGCTTTTTAGCGTCCATCCTTCCGGTATGGTTCCTCTTACAGCCACGGGACTATCTCTCAAGCTACTTTCTCTACTTTACAGTAATAATTGGCCTTATAGGCCTTATCTTTGGAAGAAACCAGATTAACTACCCAGCCTTTGTGAGCTTTAGCTCCCCATCCATTGGACCTCTGATTCCCTTTATGTTTATAACCATTGCTTGCGGCGCCATTTCTGGATTCCACTCCCTCGTCGCCTCGGGAACCACATCCAAGCAGCTCGATAGCCCTAAAAATGCCAGATTCGTCGCCTACGGCGGGATGCTTTTGGAAGGTGTGGTTGCTGCCATTTCTCTTTCAACGGTGATGATCCTTACAAAAGGTCAAACAGGCTCTAACCCTCAGCAAATTTATTCGGAAGGAATAGGGAAGTTCTGCTCTATAGTAGGCATCAATCCAAGGGCAGGGCAAATCCTCGGCTACCTTGCCATATCCGCCTTCATATTGACCACGGTGGACACTGCAACCAGAATCGCAAGGTACATCTTCCAGGAACTCTTTGAGATTAAAGAAAGCTTAGGCTCCAGAATCTTTGCAACGGTTATTTCCCTTATTTTGCCGATTTTACTATTAAATATGAAATTGAGGGACTTCTCCGGAAATATCGTGCCCGTTTGGAAAGTAGTCTGGCCCATATTCGGAACCACCAACCAGCTCCTTGCAGCCCTCGTCCTACTCATAATCTATGTGTGGGTGAAAAGAGAAAACTTCAAACACTCCTTAGCCATAATTTTGCCTATGATATTTATGCTGGCAATGACCCTGACCGCTCTCAGCTACACCATCGTAGTCAAAATGATTCACAACCAATACGATGTTATTACAATTACCTCTATGATCCTCTTTGCCCTTGCCATTTTTGTTGTAATTGAGTCAATTTCAGCCATAAGGGGAAAAGAAGCCTGA